A genomic segment from Vicugna pacos chromosome 17, VicPac4, whole genome shotgun sequence encodes:
- the LOC102544494 gene encoding C-C chemokine receptor type 1, with translation MEISATPKDYDMTTEYDYGGSTPCQKTEARAFGAQLLPPLYSLVFVIGLIGNILVVLVLMQYKRLRSMTSIYLLNLAISDLIFLFTLPFWIDYKLKDDWVFGDHMCKLLSGLYFIGLYSEIFFIILLTIDRYLAIVHAVFALRARTVTFGIITSIVIWVLAILASVPGFHFSKTQWEFTHYTCSLHFPHESLRKWKQFQALKLNILGLVLPLLVMIVCYTGIIKILLRRPNEKKSKAVRLIFLIMIIFFLFWTPYNLTVFVSAFQDSLFTHECEQSRQLDLAIQVTEVIAYTHCCVNPVIYVFVGERFRRYLRQLFHRAVAKWLPFLSTERLERVSSMSPSTGEHELSNGF, from the coding sequence ATGGAAATTTCAGCCACCCCGAAGGACTATGACATGACCACAGAATATGACTATGGGGGCTCAACCCCCTGCCAGAAGACAGAGGCGAGGGCCTTTGGGGCCCAGCTGCTGCCCCCCTTGTACTCCCTGGTATTTGTCATTGGCCTGATTGGCAACATCCTAGTGGTCCTAGTTCTCATGCAATACAAGAGGCTCAGAAGCATGACCAGCATCTACCTCCTCAACCTGGCCATTTCTGACCTGATCTTCCTCTTCACACTGCCCTTCTGGATTGACTACAAGCTGAAGGATGACTGGGTTTTTGGGGATCACATGTGTAAGTTGCTCTCTGGGCTCTATTTCATCGGCTTGTACAGTGAGATCTTCTTCATCATCCTGCTCACCATCGACAGGTACCTGGCCATTGTCCATGCAGTCTTTGCCCTGCGGGCTCGGACCGTCACCTTTGGTATCATCACCAGCATTGTCATCTGGGTCCTGGCTATCTTGGCTTCTGTCCCAGGATTTCACTTTTCCAAGACCCAGTGGGAGTTCACTCACTATACCTGCAGTCTTCATTTTCCTCATGAAAGCTTAAGAAAGTGGAAACAGTTCCAGGCTCTAAAATTGAACATCTTGGGGCTGGTGTTACCTCTGTTGGTGATGATCGTCTGCTACACAGGGATTATAAAGATTCTGCTCAGACGACCAAATGAGAAGAAGTCCAAAGCTGTGCGTCTGATTTTTCTCATCATGatcatcttctttctcttttggacCCCCTACAACCTGACTGTCTTTGTTTCTGCTTTCCAAGACTCCCTGTTCACCCATGAGTGTGAGCAGAGCAGACAGCTGGACCTGGCCATACAAGTGACGGAGGTGATTGCCTATACCCACTGTTGTGTCAACCCCGTGATCTACGTCTTTGTTGGTGAGAGATTCCGCAGGTATCTACGTCAGTTGTTCCATAGAGCAGTGGCTAAATGGCTCCCCTTCCTCTCCACTGAGAGGCTGGAGAGGGTCAGCTCCATGTCCCCCTCCACAGGGGAGCATGAACTCTCTAATGGGTTCTGA